The Physeter macrocephalus isolate SW-GA unplaced genomic scaffold, ASM283717v5 random_272, whole genome shotgun sequence genomic sequence CCACAGTCACTGCAGTGGCCACTTtggacggggggggggggggggtcggggaaggcctctctgaggaggcgGCATTTGAGCTCCGAAGACTCCCCAGGGGAAGAGTGAAGAGGCGGCCCAGGCAGAGGGACCAGCAGCACCACCGTCCTGAGACCCGCAGGAGCCTGACTTATGTGAGGAGCAGAAAGGAGTCCGGGCGGCTAGAGCACGGGGAGAGCTGGAGATGACAGAGATGGGGCCTTGGCCGGCGGTGCTGGGCTGCTGGAGTCTCTTCTAGACCGGAGGGTCTTAAGTGTGGGAGTGGCATGGCCCGAGTGAGGAAGCAGGGAGGCCTTGAGGAGGCTGCTGCTTCCAGTGGGGCGAGAGACCATGGTGCTGCGGACGCCGGTGGGAGCAGTGGGCTTGGAGAGAGCGGCCAGCCCTCAACACGCCGCCGCTGGGAGTCCTGGGCATTGTCATGGTCGAGTGGCCTCTGGGGGCCGCCTGGGACCAGACTGCAGGGCCCACGAGGCCTGTGGGACTGGGCAGGGGGGTCTTAAAGGTTGAAGACCGAAGCCTGTCAGGGCTGGACGGAACCATCACGCCTGGGGAGGATGGAGTGGGGGGCTCACCGTCACTACGGCCAGACTCCAGCCCACCCACTCCCgcccctgccttcctctgccCGGTGctgccctctgcccagccccGGGGTCAGGGCCCCTTCTGAGCGTCCTCTGCATGGTCCCCGCCCCCTTGGCTGAGGCTGCATGGCCAGTTCCCGCCCCAGGATGGCTGCATTTCAGGGAGCTGCGCGGGGTGCCTGGCAGAGGCCAAGGGCACAGGTGAGAAGCTCTGCCCCATCCGCCTCACACTCCCCTTTGCTCTAACCTCAGGCTGCTTTCCCGAAATCCTGCCCTGGGGCCCCGTCGTAACCCCGAGGGGGGCCCTCTGGAGCTCGGGTGCCCCTGGCCCTGCAGGGAGAGATGATTGACAGGATTGAGTACAACGTGGAACATTCGGTGGACTACGTGGAGAGGGCTGTGTCTGACACCAAGAAGGCCGTCAAGTACCAGAGCAAGGCTCGCCGGGTCAGTAGCCCCAACCCTGCCTGAGCCCACGTCCTCACGCTCGCACAGAGCCCCCGGACCATCACAAACCCCTCCGCGTTCTGCCTGCACCCTCCCTCGGCTCTGACCAGAGCCTCCAGCGCCCAGTTAAAACCCGACCCAGACACGTTCCAGGCCATCACTTTCTCCCTCATTCAGTCCCCCAGACTCTCCAACCCTTATCCCTCACCAGAGCCCCTCCCCAGCCGCCCCCCAGCCTCAAAGCTCTGCCCAGAGGCTcagcctccctcctggccccGCTTCCGCGCTCTGAGGCCTCTCCTTGCCTCCCTGTGCAGAAGAAGATCATGATCATCATCTGCTGCGTGGTCCTGGGCGTCGTCATTGCCTCCACCTTCGGAGGCATCTTCGGGTAGAGACCACCCCACCGCCACTCCGCTCTGGACGGCCCACCCCAGGAGGTGCCCTGGCTGCTGCCACCTTCTGGCTCgagccctctcctccccaccccataccGCTCCTTTCTCTGCACAGGGCCCCCCATTCCCCCCCTGCCCTGAGCCGTCGCGTGCATGATCTTTGTGACAGTGTGCGTCTGTGcagaggaggcagaggggagCCAGGCTGGGAAACAGCCAGCCGCGTGGGGATGGGCCAGCAAGGGACAGACTCGGGCCCTGGCCCAGGCCACTCCCCTTATAGGCAGGGCTGCCTGGGGTAGTTAGCCATGCTCCCCTCCCCCGGCCTTCAGTAATCCCACTCCAGCCTGGGGTCTGCTCTCTCCTGGGATCAAGGCTCTCTGGACCCCAACCTTGCCTCCTACTGACCAGCCCATCTGCCCCATCCTGTGTCCTCTCCAGCTGTCCCCATAAGCCAAGCCCCCTGAGGGTTGGGGACCAGCTGGCCACATGGTGCTGCTTTTCAGGTTCGGGGAAGGGTGGCCCTGAGAGACAGCCCAGCTCTAAGCCTCCAACAGCCACTCACTGCCAGGGAGGCTCAGGGTGCCGCGGTGGCCGGGTGGGTATGGCTTCCGGGCCGTGTCAAGACCAGGCTTCCTCCCCTGCCTCGGGGCAGAGTCCAACAGGTCTTCAGCTGCCTCAGCCTCCCTTCTTCCCACATTCCTACAGCCCCAGGAGCAAACCCTTGGGGCTACGCCTGGCCCCAGGTAGTATTCTGGAAGAGGCCGACTGGTGCCTGGTCTCCAGCCGCCCTCGGAGCTAGGGAGGCAGAGCAGGCCCCGGTCAGGCCTCTGCACTGGTGAAGCCTGGGCCACGGCCCGGGCCAGCCACTCTCCCCGGCAGGCCCTAGTCAGGTCCTCAAGCCATCGTGTTGCATGTTTGGGACAGTGGTCCCTGCTCTCTTGTGCTCGGGAAGTCAGCATCCCTTCCGGCGCCCGCAACCTCGTCCTGCCCTTGCTGCCCCCCACAGACGTGCCACGTGGGTGTCAGGTGTCTGGGATGCAGTATTCAGCAGCCAGCCAGGGAGGggcacctccctcctccccaccgtcTCGGGACGTCTCCCAAAACCCGTCGCCCGTTGACAGGCAAGGAGCATGCATGCGAGCGCATGCAGCAGGGGCCGGGGCCAGGTCTGGGCCCCGCCTTCCCTCGGCTTTGCTCCTGCCCAGTGACTGTGACCGCTGTCCGTGTTGCCTTCTTGAACAGcgactcccctccccctcctccaccccttcaCCAAAGGTCTTGGTACAACCAGCTGCCcattttgtgacatttttatGTAGAATAAACATTTGTACCTGTACCATGCCTCTGCTCGAGACTTCTTAGTGTCACGGCCTTAGGACTGGGGCTGATCGTATGTGGCACCACGGGGCTCAGAGACCAAGGATCCCAGCCGCCTCCCTTGGCCTTCAACTTCCGGACCCTCTggcccctccaccccagcctgaACGTCTCTCAGCTCTTGCTTAACACCTGATGCCTATTCTGTACTGTGGGCCCACATCTACCCCCTCTTCCCACTTTTCCAGGAGTCACAAGCCACCACTGGATCCCCTCTCATCACCCTGCTAGACGGTCCCCCGCCCCCGGGGCAGAACCTGCCCTTCTCACCACTACTGATTGGAGAGAAGACAGGCCCCAGAGGCAACCAAGTGCTGGACTGGTCAGCTGATGCGGCGGCTCGGGGTTAAAGTCAGCCCAGGCCGCTGGGCTGGGTAGTGCCTTCAGACCAAAGGGAAACCAGAGACTGGGCAGAGGCCTCCGGCCAGTGGGTACCACGGatacctttcatttcttcctgcccACGCTTCCCAACTTTGCCTGGTGTTGTAATACATGATACGGTCTCATCTAAGTCGCACATAGGCAGCCCTAAATTAATCTACCTTGTTCCTTGCAGGTTAAAAGAATGCTTTCATACGTTTAAGTTCTTTAAACCTAACTCATAACCTGGGAATCAAGCCCCCACCAATAGAGGAACTTCAGAAATCTGTTTAGGATCACAGAGCTGGAAAATGCCAGAGCCGGAGTTCCACAGAAAGTGGTTTACTGCTTTTAGAACAAAATAAGATGCTCTCAGAACTTTTTTTAGGgaagaaaatacttttagaaCTTTACACCTTTTTAGAACTTTTCTAAAGCACTACTTTTGTCGGCTGATGAAGTAGGCACTTCAATACAGAAAGCCCTCCAGAAGCAAGTGCCTGGGCTGGATGGCACAGCTCACACCTGTGTGGTCCCCGAGCTGTCCCACTGGACGCGGCCGCCTGCTCAGAAGCGGGGCTTGCGCTTGCGGCCGGTGTACTGAGTGTCAGGTCGGACCTCCCTGTGCGAAGAAGTAACAGGGGCGGGAAGAACAGAACCGTCTcaggaaaaacaacaagaacCCCTGGGACCCCTGAGGCAGGTGAGCCCCGGGCCCTGGGTGGCCAGAcccgcccccgccctgccccacctGCACTCACTTGCCCTGCCGCCGCCGGCGCTCCTTCTTCTCCAGCACCCACTCCCGGCTCTTCCTCACCACCCCCCGCCTCGCCATCCTGTACGGGACCCTGTGCAGGAGACACGGCTGTGAGCAGGTGGACACAGAGGCCTGGCTGGCACCCAGCTTAATCCCGGCAGGTAAGCGTGGTGAGCTTCCCCCGAGTCAGGGGGCCTCAGATGCCCCTTCCACAACAGAAGTCCCCATTCTGGACACCCCCTCCCTGGTGACATCTGCTGGGGCCAGAGCGCTTGTTtaggaggaggcaggagaggtggcgcccccccccccctcgCTCGCAGGCATCCACGCAGTTGACCACGTGGTGAGGCACACATACATACCTgcctgaggggcaggcaggggccaagCTACTTTTGGGGCTCACAAGAGCCAATCCAAGGAAAGCAGGCCCTAGTCTGGCTGTGAGGCCAGCACGCTTGGTACAGACCAAGTTGGGGCTCCCAGCAACTACAGGTGTCTGAGGTAGGAAAACAAGGCTGCCCTGCTCGTGGCAGCCCTGACAGTGATCCTCAAGGGGTGATCTTGGCCTCCAGTCCTGGCTGAGGAGAAGAGGGACCTCCCACAGCTCTATGGGAGAGAGGCCCTGAGAACAGGGGAGCCTGGGCCCTCAAACCACATCCCCACCTGGCAGCTGGAATCCAACTGTTTTCAGCGTTGAACACACCACGGAGGCTGCTTGCCCTCCGAGTAACCATTCCCTGAGTACCTGCGTGCATGGCCCATGGATGTTCTACAGTGGCTATGAACAAGCCCTGCCCCTAAAGAGTCCACGGCTGGGCTGTGGTAGCGACCACCCGCACGAGGCAAAGCAAGTGCAGAGAGGCCAGGAGCTGCTAAGGCAGTgatggggaaaaggagagggCCACAGAGATAAGCTGCTTCATGCAGAAGGTGGGCCAGTATTCCAGAAAAGAAGCAGTACACGAAAATGAGGCACAGGGAAAGGACTGAAGAGGGAGGTTAGGGAGCAGAAGAGCCCTGTTGCCTGGAGTCATTGAGTGTAAGAAGGGGAAGGGTCCAAGTGAGACTCTGAGGGTCAGCTGAGGATTGAGTCAGCCTCGTAAGTTTCCTCCTCGCCCGAGGACCAGCGCAAGCCGGACTGCATGACACACCCTTCCGGCTGCTACTTCTCATCTGTTCTAACCTAATAAaagtcagattaaaaaaaaacaccaactcAGAATCCCACTTGGCTGGTCCAGTTCATGGAGGTGTGAACACCAACCAGCAAGGAGCGTGCTCTCCCTCCAGGAAGCAGTGAGGCTTTCTACCAAAGGAGGAACACAACATGTCCTAGACTTTGGGGTGTGCAGAGATAGCAGCTCACGAAAGAAAGTCAAGAGGGCCTACAGTGAGGGAGCAGGAGTCCAGTGTGCCAGGTGCAAAGCAGGCTGCTGGAGATGCAGGACTAAACAGATGCAGGAGTAACCCCCAGGAGTCTCTAAGGAAGGACAAGCTCTGGGGTAGCACAGTGAACAGGGGGCAAGGTGTGAGCTGCGGGAGGGATGATGGGAAAGAGTCATCGGGGGGACAAAGGGAGCAGTGAAGACGGTGAGCGACCCCGACCACAGGTGCCAAGAGGGAAGCGGAGTCCACAGTGCAAATGCCGGAAGGGATGGAGCCCGTGGAGAGAGCAGCTGACGAGTGGTAGGGTAGAGGCTGGGTGGCGAGGGTTAAGGAATACATGGGGCAAGCAAAGTTGTTGGGGGGCAGAAATTAGAGATGTTAGGTAAAGGTTTAAAATCCTTTTCCTtgatttacctatttatttacaGTAAGTGGCCTGAACGTGATCAGACAGAAGTGACAGCACGGGGAGAAGGCCGATCAGCCTTACAGCAGACAAAGGCCTCCTGgggctcctccccaccctcctcaaaTCCGAGGACTTCAAGAGGAAGAGCCTGTAGGCAAATGAGGTCCGCGCCAGGCACTGTGCCGGGTCCTGTACAGACACGCCCTCGACTCAACACACTGCCCGAGAGGGTGGCACATCCCCCCCAATTTTAAACAGACGAGAAATGGATGATCAGGTCCCACCACTTACCTAAGTTTACAGTTAGGACACGTCGTCTGTAGGCACCGGCGTGAGGACAAGAGGGAGCCTAAGATGGACGGAGGGGAAGCAGGAGATGGGACCACTCCCTGGGAGCAAGCGATGGGCACCTTAGAGCAGCGACGGCTAGGAGAGCCCCCAAGTCCCCACGGGGAATGGGCTGAGGAAGCTAAGGGAGACGACCGCGGAGGGTCAGAGGGCATCAATCCATGGTGGACACGAGGACCGCACGCATGATCTTCACCACAGGTGGGCCTTCCTAACTCATCCATTCTCGGCTCATTTTTCCTCTTAAACGTCTTAAGAGTCTGAAAACCTTTCACCCCTACCAATCAGAACTAAGAAATCACCTCCTTCTTTACCACCTTATAATCAATTGTTCCTTCAACAAATATCGAACACCTTTTGCCAACAAGACACTATTCTGGTGTCAGGGATACAGTGCAAGTCCCCACCAAGTTTTCATTCTAGCTGGGGACAGAAGTAATACCAAATCAACGAATACTTATGATTTAGAGCAGTGAAAGGTGGtagggaaaataaaagtaacGAGAACCCAACTGAAGATACTGAACAGAGAAATGGCAAgatatgatttacatttttaaaaagtaaaagaaaaagggaagtctCCGTCTTGCTGCACGGCAAATGAATTCAAAGAGGCAAAGTCAGAAGTAAGGAGACAAGTGAGGTAGCTTTCAGTAATCTAGGCAGCAAAGACAGAGACCAGGTAGGAGTGGGGAAAAGGGATGGAGTGACTAGATGTGAGATGTAAGGAAAACAGGAAGGGCTGAGAATGGAAAGAATGGAGGGAGGAAGTTCGGGGGTGAAGACCAAGAGCTCTGTTTTGTTCCGGAGACCTGTGGGAAGTCCAGGTACGGATATTTAGGAGGGGAGGTGGTTTGGAAAGCAGAGGTGGGATTGAGACCAAGGATAGAAACCTGGAGGTTCTGAACCTGTAGCTGGTGTCTAAGGCAgcagcacagagagaaaaggggTCCAGGGTGGGCCCCAGAGTGGACCGAGAAGGAACAGCCAGTGAGGTTAACAGAGAACTGGGACCGTGGCGGGGAGGCCAAGTGAGAAAAGCATTAGAGGAGCGATCGGCTGCATCAGCTTCTGATGAGCGGGCAAGTTACAatgaagatggagaaggaaaaaagactggGAAGTGACCATGGGCTTGGCGAGACAGCCTGGCGGTGGCCTTGATCAAGAGAGCAATTTGTGATGAGACAAGCATGCGCCAGAGGAGGGGACTGACAACGGCAGGGGAGGCATGTGAGGAGTTCGGTCATAAAGGGGAGCGATGAACAGGGTGCCCGCCGGGAGCCGTTACGGGGTAAGGGAGGACCCTTTGTGAAGACAGGCGAAATCGCGCAGGACGTTTGTGCGCTGACGAGGATGACTCAGGAGGGTAAACGTGAGGATGcgggagaggaaagggagccaCAGGGCCAAGTGGGGACGGGGTCCGGGATGTAGGTTAAGGAGGCAGCCTTGGGAGGAGGGGACAGCCTGCCGGGTGTggcaggaaggcaggcagagaggaaggCTGCCCACAGACATCCGGGAGGGCTCCACTAGCTCAGCCGGAGGCAGGTGCAGGCACAGGTCCGAAGGGTCCCCAGGTCCTATTTCCGCCTTGGTGTCTCTGCCACACTGGACCCTGACAGACTTGGTGAAAGCAGAGAGAAACGGAGGAGTCTTGCTGCTGTGTCTAATGAACCTGGTGGCAGCAACCGCCTGCGCCTTAGGCAGGGCTGAGCAAGAGCCTTACCTCTCGACCGTGAACGTGGACTCCctggcctcctcttcctcattAGCTTCGTTCTGGGCCTGCAGGAGCGAAGGCTCTCAGATCACCCTGGAGGGCTCTCAAcccacctgccccaccccagaAGGCCCGGCACCCAGGCCTGAGCCCTTCTAACGGGTCGACGGCCTGGCCCCACAAGAAGGGAAGCCAGAAGAGATGGGCCTACAAACTCAAGGTCCCTCACCATTGGTATAAAGGTCGAAGGTCCAGAAAACAAACAGAGGTAGAACCTGAAACAAGAAAGTGCAGAGTGAGGGCTGGGCTCCGAAAGCCTCACAGAGCAAGACAagtcctccccctccctgccacaaACAGGTACAGACACAGCCAGGCTTCTTGCCTGCCCGGGGCCCCAGTGACCCAACCCAGCACTGCTCTGGCCCACGCATCAGTGGCCTGTGAGGGCCACACCGCCACCCTCTCTCCTGCAGCACGGGCAGCACCCCGGCCCCCCGCACTCACTTCTTGGCTCTGGCGCTGTTGGGATAATCCACCACCACACCACCGGTGAAGCCGGCCTTGGTGGCCTGGGTCGTGATCAGCTCCAACTGGGGGGGAGAAGAGCGCGCGGTCGGGCAGGGCGGCTGGGAGAGCAGCGgcttcccgccccctcccctggcccccgTCCGGTCCCGGAATGGACCTCGTCTGGGAGAAGTGAGGACCTTTATCAGGCTATTCCCAATTCTGAGTCCCCGAAAGCCATGCAGAGCAGGTGCAGCCTGGAACCAGCCACGGCAGATACCTCCCTCGGGCGATTACAGAACGACCAAGTGCCCCTGATTCTCACTTTCTAGCCCAGGGACCCACCTCCCCACTCACATCTCAGGAGATGAATGGCCACCAACTGCGAGGCAGACTCATTCATGTTATTAGTCAGGGACAGCTCGCCACTCGTGCGTCAGAGTCGGTACCTCCTACCCCTCACTGCTCGTGCATCACACTCCACAGGACAGACAACTGTTGAcggcctctcccccacccccagttatTTCTTCGGTTATGGAAATCAGTAATAGCAGATGGTTTATCGGTCAAGAGAAGACAgacatcctccccccaccccgccccaggtACCCCTCTTCCTTAGGACATTAGGTCATGAAATGTGCCAGCAGGGGCCACAGCGGCCACTCTCGGGAGCtcagcccctcccttcccaccaaGCAGCCGAAGGTTGCTTGTTCTGTCACTTCCCAACAGCAGGAGGGCAGGTGGCTGAGGAGCAGGAGAGCGTACCTATTCTgggtccctcccccttccctgcacCTCCACTAGCCAAGGGGTTCACCTGCTCTGAGTTCTCAGGGTACAGCTGCAGGACAGCCCGAGCTCCATGGACCTGCAACAGAAACATGGCTATCTTTCAAATATCCCATGGGGTCAGGACCCACACACTCCTTTCGTTATTCACGAGGTATTTACTGAGTTCCCATTATGTGCAAGGTATACTGTTCTCAGGGCTGGGAGACAGCCGTGGACAAAAGAGACAGCCTCCGAACTTCTGCAGCTCACATTTCAGTGGGTGAGGTAGCTAATCTACAGAAGTGACTaagtgccaaaaagaaaaataacttaggACAAGGGATGGTGCATGACAGCAACTATCAAGTTTACTTTTGGCCCAAGGAAGGCCTCTCGCTGAGGGTCGCTGGAGCAGAGACCGCAATGTAGTAGAGGGCTGGCTATTTAAATGTCTGAGGGAAGAGCATCTcagcagagagaaaaccaaacacAAAGGCCCTCAGAACTTCAGGGTTAACCCCAGGACCTGAGAGGAAGAGAAACCACATAACGCACAAGACCCAGCTATCTGCCAGAACAACCCACTCTAAGAAAGCCAGGGTGAGGTGAGGGGACTAAGAGGACCGAGAAACACctggatccaaaaaaaaaaaaagtgaaagaactcACTTTTAGGACTTAGAGTCACAGACTATCATCTAATCCTAGTAAACAGTGGAAATCAACACCATCACTTCTGAAGACaagatagggaattccctggcagtccagtgcttattACTCGGCACTTTCATCGCGGGGCCCTCAAGCTGAGCAGTGTggcccaaataaatgaataaacaaaagacaagaaaaagccAATAAAGGCCCTCTCAGTGGTGAATAACCACCCTGCTCCCCATCGGAGCGTTGGCAGTAGGTGGAAGGCAAGGGGGGAGCTGGAGGATGTGAGCACTCTGGAAGGTGTCCTCTGTGTGGCCTCGAAACGCTGTCCCTGTCCTCACTCTGTGGAGTCCAGGCCCCCAAGCCAACTTCTGACTGATAGTCAGCAGAGTGGACACAGGAGTTGTGATCAGTCTCAGATTCTGACATCAGTGTCTTCACATTTCACTAGAGTGTCAGCGCCGAGCTTTCCTTTTTTGGGGGCTGACGACTTGGACCGAAGTAGCCAACAATGAGGTCCCGCCATCCTGTGTGGTCCCATCTAAATGGCATTCCCACAGGGCACCTCCACTTCATCATGCTAATTGCAGGGCAAGGGAGGGACAGGCAGCCAGCCCAGGTGGGAAGGAGATCTCATACTCACCAGAACAGAGTAAAGAGCAGAAAAGAAGCAGTACAGGCGCTTGGCAGGAATGTCGGACTTCTTGTTAGCACTACAGAGCCACTGGACCGCAGAAATGCTGAAAGAGGAAGGGACCTAGTCAGGAAAGGGAGCGACACGCAAGGTTCGATCTCCAGGCGAAACCCTCCTGCCCACGACTCTTTGTTGGAACGGGCAGGTCCGCTCCAGGTCACTATTCTACTATGCTGGACCAAACAGGGTCTACAGAAGGTGAATGTGAACTTCTCGTGGCCAGTCCAAGGAAACATTTCCTCAACCTTGCTTCTGCACACATCGCAAGTTTAGCATTACTCAGCAGGCTCTCCCTGCCACCTACCCCTTCACTCCCTTCCTCCGATCAAGGGAAATATGCTTTGGACTTACACAAAGCCATTCACTCTCCTCCTAAATCATTTCCTTCAACTGTACCTGCTAACTGTCTCCACAATCCCCAGATTTAAAGCCTCAAGCAGCTAGTATGTCCTCCTTTCCGACATCCCCCTCCTCACTGCTGTGCGCATACATCTACAGAACCCCAAACCCTGCTGGTGTGTCCGACCACCTCTCCCCGCTTTCACGTTCCTCCGCTACTCTCCTTGGTCAGCACTCGTTACCGCCTCCATTGCTTCGACAACTAACTTTATCTCTCCTCTCGcgtcttccctcttcttttaaaTAATCCTCCTACGACACAGACCTGACCTCGTCACTCCCCAGCTCCCCATCAACTACTgaataaaacccaaacttctCAGGATGACGGAGTTAAAAGCCTCTAGGAACCGACCCCACACAACCTCATCTTCCGTAGAATTTCTCATTCCTCTCCACATCTATGAGACTCCTTTCCCCACCcacttctgtgcctttgctcacaCTGTTCCTTCACTCTGAAACCCTCTCCTTGACTATCCAAATTCCTCCCAACCTCAGGgcccagccccggcccctccTGCTTTCCTGTGCTCTTACTTCTCTTCATAACTCTGGTGGGTCCCATGATTCCCTAGGGCACACCCCACACCGGGGCTCACGTTTAGTAACTTGGTCCACATCTTATAGCACCTAAAAAACCATGGAGTCTTAAAAACAGGGACCTTTATTTCCACAAACAGCACGGCACCTCGGACAATTTCTTGCAGGTAAcaaatgttgaaaagaaaaagccTGCCATACCACCCCTCctcttaaaaacaaaccaaaaatcacTATTTACTCCTGAAACACACAAGACCAAATTGCTGGCCTTTGGTTTTCTGCAGCTTAGAACATCTCACCTGATCATTACTAAAAAGCAATTGCtatctttgaaatgttttttttcccctcctgtttTGTTCCCACATGTAAGCTAATCCCATACcctaaaagaaaatcttcaaatcCAGATTTGTACTCCTCACCCAGATTCCTACCGTGTATCGCTACAGCTCAATCTATTATCACAGGAGATCTTCCCCCAGGTAATGATTAAACTATGACTTCCTACCCTAGACcctaccctccaccccaccaACAAAACACTAAACCAAATACTAAACAGCACTTACTACAGGAAACAAAGAACAACTTCACATTTCTAACTGTAGTTTCAGTGTTCTAAGATCTGTTATCAAAGTACTACGTACACATTCAAAACTTGAACCTGACGCCACAGAAAGGACTCCTAAGCCACCGAAGAGATTGGAGCAATTGGGGCCACTCTCCACTACAAAGTCCTTTGAAAAGAAGTCAACAAGATGGCTGCTGGGACCCACAAAATGGCTCCTAGAGGCTCAGAagaccacccccccacacacacacacccacacacaaagcAGAGAAACCTATACCATGGTGCCTGAACCTGGCAGTGCAAGATAATCACAGGAGTAgttttgaaatacaaaaaaatacatatttggggGCCTTGCTCTGACCTTATACATCTGAAAATCCTGGGAGATGTGTAT encodes the following:
- the BUD23 gene encoding 18S rRNA (guanine-N(7))-methyltransferase isoform X1 translates to MASRGQRPEHSGPPELFYDKKEARKYVRNSRMIDVQTKMAGRALELLCLPEGQPCYLLDIGCGSGLSGDYLSDEGHYWVGIDISPAMLDAALDRDTEGDLLLGDMGQGIPFKPGSFDGCISISAVQWLCSANKKSDIPAKRLYCFFSALYSVLVHGARAVLQLYPENSEQLELITTQATKAGFTGGVVVDYPNSARAKKFYLCLFSGPSTFIPMAQNEANEEEEARESTFTVERVPYRMARRGVVRKSREWVLEKKERRRRQGKEVRPDTQYTGRKRKPRF
- the BUD23 gene encoding 18S rRNA (guanine-N(7))-methyltransferase isoform X2, whose translation is MASRGQRPEHSGPPELFYDKKEARKYVRNSRMIDVQTKMAGRALELLCLPEGQPCYLLDIGCGSGLSGDYLSDEGHYWVGIDISPAMLDAALDRDTEGDLLLGDMGQGIPFKPGSFDGCISISAVQWLCSANKKSDIPAKRLYCFFSALYSVLVHGARAVLQLYPENSEQLELITTQATKAGFTGGVVVDYPNSARAKKFYLCLFSGPSTFIPMAQNEANEEEEARESTFTVESLSGSSVAETPRRK